A portion of the Micromonospora tarapacensis genome contains these proteins:
- a CDS encoding YraN family protein, with amino-acid sequence MTKRNQAVGGYGERCAVRHLMEAGLRPVARNWRCPSGEIDIIAWDGPVLAFCEVKTRRTTTFGTPAEAVVPRKARRLRGLAAAWLAATGTTADEVRFDVLSVLLPRTGRAHVEHLKGAF; translated from the coding sequence GGCGGGTACGGGGAACGCTGCGCCGTGCGGCACCTGATGGAGGCGGGGTTGCGCCCGGTGGCCCGGAACTGGCGCTGCCCGTCAGGAGAGATCGACATCATCGCCTGGGACGGGCCGGTGCTCGCCTTCTGCGAGGTGAAGACGCGACGCACGACGACCTTCGGCACCCCCGCCGAGGCCGTGGTGCCGCGCAAGGCACGCCGGCTGCGGGGCCTCGCCGCCGCATGGTTGGCGGCCACCGGCACCACCGCCGACGAGGTCCGCTTCGACGTCCTCTCGGTGCTGCTGCCCCGCACCGGCCGGGCCCATGTCGAGCACCTCAAGGGCGCCTTCTGA